A region from the Curtobacterium sp. MCBA15_012 genome encodes:
- a CDS encoding NADP-dependent isocitrate dehydrogenase, whose translation MAKIIYTLTDEAPFLATHSFLPVVEAFARTAGVDVETRDISLSGRIIALFPERLSAEQRLDDALAELGELAKSPEANIIKLPNISASIPQLKAAIAELQAQGYDLPAYPDEPTTDEERDVRARYDRVKGSAVNPVLREGNSDRRAPLSVKNYARKHPHRMGAWSADSKTNVVTMGTDDFRSNEQSWIAPADDTLTIEFVGADGETTVLKQSIPVLAGEVVDGTVLHVRALEAFLRDQIAAAKEQGVLFSVHLKATMMKVSDPIIFGHVIRAFFPSVFERFGADLAAAGLNPNDGLGSVLAGLDAVPNGAEIKQAFADGIDAGPELAMVDSDKGTTNLHVPSDVIVDASMPAMIRTSGHMWGPDGEEHDTLAVIPDSSYAGIYQAVIEDCRAHGAFDPATMGSVPNVGLMALKAEEYGSHDKTFEVPGAGRVRVVTSGGETVIEHEVEQGDIWRACQTKDVAIRDWVKLAVSRARATGTPAVFWLDETRAHDANLIGLVRTYLGEHDTDGLQIEVMSPEDAMRFSLERIRRGEDTISVTGNVLRDYLTDLFPIMELGTSAKMLSVVPLLGGGGLFETGAGGSAPKHVQQLVEQDYLRWDSLGEFLALAVSFEHLAGVTGNARAKVLADTLDRATGRFLDEDKSPGRKLGSIDNRGSHFYLAKFWADELATQTEDTELAAAFRSLATQLDEQEQTIVDELVAVQGKPVDIGGYYRPDSEKTNAVLRPSATLNAALATL comes from the coding sequence ATGGCCAAGATCATCTACACCCTCACGGACGAAGCACCGTTCCTCGCGACCCACTCGTTCCTGCCCGTCGTCGAGGCCTTCGCCCGCACGGCCGGCGTCGACGTCGAGACGCGCGACATCTCGCTGTCGGGCCGCATCATCGCCCTGTTCCCGGAGCGGCTCAGTGCCGAGCAGCGCCTGGACGACGCCCTCGCCGAGCTCGGGGAGCTCGCGAAGTCCCCCGAGGCGAACATCATCAAGCTGCCGAACATCTCGGCCTCGATCCCGCAGCTCAAGGCCGCGATCGCCGAGCTCCAGGCGCAGGGGTACGACCTGCCCGCCTACCCCGACGAGCCCACCACGGACGAGGAGCGCGACGTCCGCGCCCGCTACGACCGCGTCAAGGGCAGCGCCGTGAACCCGGTGCTCCGCGAGGGCAACTCGGACCGCCGCGCGCCGCTGTCGGTGAAGAACTACGCCCGGAAGCACCCGCACCGCATGGGTGCGTGGAGCGCCGACTCGAAGACGAACGTCGTGACCATGGGCACGGACGACTTCCGGTCGAACGAGCAGTCCTGGATCGCACCCGCCGACGACACCCTGACGATCGAGTTCGTGGGCGCCGACGGCGAGACCACCGTGCTCAAGCAGTCGATCCCGGTCCTCGCGGGCGAGGTCGTCGACGGCACGGTCCTGCACGTCCGTGCGCTCGAGGCGTTCCTCCGCGACCAGATCGCCGCCGCGAAGGAGCAGGGCGTCCTGTTCTCGGTGCACCTCAAGGCCACGATGATGAAGGTCTCCGACCCGATCATCTTCGGCCACGTCATCCGCGCGTTCTTCCCGTCGGTGTTCGAGCGCTTCGGTGCCGACCTCGCCGCCGCCGGACTCAACCCGAACGACGGCCTCGGCTCGGTCCTCGCCGGGCTCGACGCGGTGCCGAACGGTGCCGAGATCAAGCAGGCGTTCGCGGACGGCATCGACGCCGGCCCCGAGCTCGCGATGGTCGACTCCGACAAGGGCACCACGAACCTGCACGTCCCGAGCGACGTCATCGTCGACGCGTCCATGCCCGCCATGATCCGCACCTCCGGCCACATGTGGGGTCCGGACGGCGAGGAGCACGACACCCTCGCGGTCATCCCGGACTCGAGCTACGCCGGCATCTACCAGGCCGTCATCGAGGACTGCCGCGCACACGGCGCCTTCGACCCGGCGACCATGGGCTCGGTGCCCAACGTCGGGCTCATGGCGCTGAAGGCCGAGGAGTACGGCTCGCACGACAAGACCTTCGAGGTCCCGGGCGCCGGTCGCGTCCGCGTCGTCACGAGCGGTGGCGAGACCGTCATCGAGCACGAGGTCGAGCAGGGCGACATCTGGCGCGCCTGCCAGACCAAGGACGTCGCGATCCGCGACTGGGTGAAGCTCGCCGTCTCGCGCGCCCGCGCCACCGGCACGCCCGCGGTGTTCTGGCTCGACGAGACCCGCGCCCACGACGCGAACCTCATCGGCCTCGTCCGCACGTACCTGGGCGAGCACGACACCGACGGCCTGCAGATCGAGGTCATGTCGCCCGAGGACGCCATGCGCTTCTCGCTCGAGCGCATCCGCCGCGGCGAGGACACCATCTCGGTCACGGGCAACGTCCTCCGCGACTACCTCACCGACCTGTTCCCGATCATGGAGCTCGGCACCTCGGCGAAGATGCTCTCGGTCGTCCCGCTCCTCGGCGGTGGCGGGCTGTTCGAGACCGGCGCCGGCGGGTCCGCCCCGAAGCACGTGCAGCAGCTCGTCGAGCAGGACTACCTGCGCTGGGACTCGCTCGGCGAGTTCCTGGCGCTGGCGGTCTCGTTCGAGCACCTCGCGGGCGTCACGGGCAACGCGCGCGCCAAGGTCCTCGCGGACACGCTCGACCGCGCCACCGGCCGGTTCCTCGACGAGGACAAGTCCCCGGGCCGCAAGCTCGGCTCGATCGACAACCGCGGCAGCCACTTCTACCTGGCGAAGTTCTGGGCCGACGAGCTCGCGACGCAGACCGAGGACACCGAGCTCGCAGCGGCGTTCCGGAGCCTGGCCACGCAGCTCGACGAGCAGGAGCAGACGATCGTCGACGAGCTGGTCGCCGTGCAGGGGAAGCCGGTCGACATCGGCGGGTACTACCGTCCGGACAGCGAGAAGACGAACGCGGTCTTGCGTCCGTCCGCGACCCTGAACGCGGCGCTCGCGACGCTCTAG
- a CDS encoding M23 family metallopeptidase: MTTTHDHHQQQPGTPVVHLSRRAALEAERAAARKPARRTRPTAPAAQAPAPAAPEPAPAAQAPAAQAPAVQAPVASTAATTAAPSTPPARAGRRATRARAATEHVDTRITKVVRRRAAGATSVPAARRASRPSRGHRASRVTLTSALAALAMFAASAMPAHAAAGTSLATSTIAPVVRTQDYAVTQAIAASASDRDGFTIGGGTVNPGNGTAGAAGSAVSYGGDVRSPFPGPVRMSSGFGYRSAPCGACSSLHQGLDFNPGMGAPIGAVAAGKVRVSGTYFSYGTAVVIDHVIDGRKVATLYGHMIPGSSPLKVGDRVEAGQFIGKVGSSGVSTGAHLHLEVLLDGVTPIDPEAWLEARIGRSLTP, translated from the coding sequence ATGACGACGACACACGACCACCACCAGCAGCAGCCGGGGACCCCGGTCGTGCACCTGTCCCGTCGCGCTGCCCTCGAGGCCGAGCGCGCCGCAGCCCGGAAGCCCGCACGCCGGACCCGCCCGACGGCTCCCGCGGCCCAGGCACCCGCCCCCGCAGCCCCAGAGCCCGCCCCCGCAGCCCAGGCGCCCGCAGCCCAGGCGCCCGCTGTCCAGGCCCCGGTCGCGTCGACCGCCGCGACCACCGCAGCACCGTCGACCCCTCCCGCACGCGCCGGCCGTCGCGCCACCCGCGCCCGTGCGGCGACCGAGCACGTCGACACCCGCATCACGAAGGTCGTCCGCCGCCGCGCCGCCGGGGCGACGTCCGTGCCGGCCGCGCGCCGCGCCTCCCGTCCGTCCCGCGGGCACCGCGCCAGCCGCGTCACGCTGACGAGCGCGCTGGCCGCGCTCGCGATGTTCGCCGCCTCGGCGATGCCCGCCCACGCGGCCGCCGGGACGTCGCTCGCGACCTCCACCATCGCGCCCGTCGTGCGCACCCAGGACTACGCCGTCACGCAGGCGATCGCGGCGAGCGCCTCGGACCGTGACGGCTTCACGATCGGTGGCGGCACGGTGAACCCCGGGAACGGCACCGCAGGGGCCGCCGGGTCCGCGGTGTCGTACGGCGGTGACGTCCGCTCGCCGTTCCCCGGTCCGGTGCGGATGAGCTCGGGCTTCGGGTACCGGTCCGCCCCGTGCGGCGCGTGCTCGTCACTGCACCAGGGCCTCGACTTCAACCCCGGGATGGGCGCGCCGATCGGTGCCGTCGCCGCGGGCAAGGTCCGCGTCTCCGGGACGTACTTCTCGTACGGCACCGCCGTGGTCATCGACCACGTGATCGACGGCCGCAAGGTCGCGACGCTCTACGGCCACATGATCCCCGGGTCCTCGCCGCTCAAGGTCGGCGACCGGGTCGAGGCCGGGCAGTTCATCGGCAAGGTCGGCTCGTCCGGGGTCTCCACGGGGGCGCACCTGCACCTCGAGGTGCTCCTGGACGGCGTGACCCCGATCGACCCCGAGGCCTGGCTCGAGGCCCGCATCGGTCGCTCGCTGACCCCCTGA
- a CDS encoding hemolysin family protein has translation MGTDTWIAFGLVILFVLVGGVFAAAEIALVSLRESQLQQLERRGSRGARVAALGRDPNRFLSAVQIGVTVAGFFSAAYGASSLAPDVAPLLVGTGLDRGAAEAVALVLMTLVIAYLSLVFGELVPKRLALQRAEGFSMAVAPTLDRFATAMRPVIWVLSRSTDAVVRLFGGDPHARSESMSTEELRGLVDDHDAIDAQGRRIARSALDAGDRTLRESMRPWYDVSTIDAVSTIADATDHAITAGHSRYLVTEGSRDGVAGFVHLRDLLRPADPGAPVSTLVRPVLALPETKSLSGALTDMRVGGHQIALVVDEYGGSAGMVTLEALLEDLVGRIRDEWDPEHDGTTATAGEVDGAVVLEDLAADGGPVLPDGDYETVGGLVQVHLDRVPRVGDVVEVGDHRLEVTRMDGHRVARLRVTARTGDAAAHADGEPVPGPAAVR, from the coding sequence ATGGGCACCGACACCTGGATCGCCTTCGGGCTCGTCATCCTCTTCGTGCTCGTCGGCGGGGTGTTCGCCGCCGCCGAGATCGCCCTCGTCTCGCTCCGTGAGTCGCAGCTCCAGCAGCTCGAACGCCGGGGCTCCCGCGGTGCCCGCGTCGCCGCACTCGGTCGCGACCCGAACCGCTTCCTGTCCGCCGTGCAGATCGGCGTGACCGTCGCCGGGTTCTTCTCGGCCGCGTACGGCGCCTCGTCGCTCGCCCCGGACGTCGCCCCGCTGCTGGTCGGGACCGGGCTCGACCGGGGCGCCGCGGAGGCCGTCGCCCTCGTGCTGATGACCCTCGTGATCGCGTACCTGTCGCTCGTGTTCGGCGAGCTCGTGCCCAAGCGCCTCGCCCTGCAGCGCGCCGAGGGCTTCTCGATGGCGGTCGCACCGACCCTCGACCGCTTCGCGACCGCCATGCGCCCGGTGATCTGGGTGCTCTCCCGCTCCACCGACGCCGTCGTGCGGCTGTTCGGTGGCGACCCGCACGCCCGCAGCGAGTCGATGAGCACCGAGGAGCTCCGCGGCCTGGTCGACGACCACGACGCGATCGACGCGCAGGGCCGCCGCATCGCCCGGAGCGCCCTCGACGCCGGTGACCGCACCCTGCGGGAGTCGATGCGCCCCTGGTACGACGTCTCGACCATCGACGCCGTGTCGACGATCGCGGACGCCACCGACCACGCCATCACCGCCGGCCACTCGCGGTACCTCGTCACCGAGGGGTCCCGCGACGGCGTGGCCGGGTTCGTCCACCTGCGCGACCTGCTCCGCCCGGCCGACCCCGGCGCGCCCGTGTCCACCCTGGTCCGCCCCGTCCTCGCCCTGCCCGAGACGAAGTCGCTGTCCGGTGCGCTCACCGACATGCGCGTCGGCGGGCACCAGATCGCGCTGGTCGTCGACGAGTACGGCGGCAGCGCGGGCATGGTGACGCTCGAGGCCCTGCTCGAGGACCTCGTCGGCCGGATCCGCGACGAGTGGGACCCCGAGCACGACGGCACCACGGCGACCGCGGGCGAGGTCGACGGCGCGGTCGTGCTCGAGGACCTCGCCGCGGACGGTGGCCCGGTCCTGCCCGACGGCGACTACGAGACCGTCGGCGGGCTCGTCCAGGTGCACCTCGACCGGGTGCCGCGCGTCGGCGACGTCGTCGAGGTCGGCGACCACCGCCTCGAGGTGACCCGGATGGACGGGCACCGCGTGGCGCGGCTGCGCGTCACGGCGCGCACCGGCGACGCCGCCGCGCACGCGGACGGCGAGCCGGTCCCGGGGCCGGCCGCGGTCCGGTAG
- a CDS encoding helix-turn-helix transcriptional regulator: protein MGIDVRNEIRDFLSSRRARLTPDQVGMPSFGGGVRRVPGLRRHEVAMLAGVSVDYYTRLERGSLKGVSDSVLEGLAGALQLDEDERVHLWDLARLANSGVKVMHRNVPTRVRPGVQRLLDAITGAPAWVRNERGDVVATNDLGRALYAPMFAGPGRPVNTARFTFLDPAAREFFPDWATTARDAVSVLRAAAVANPCEPGLVTLVGELSTRSEEFRTWWAAHDVRVHRRGKKRIAHPIVGELELDFEALDLVADPGLTMFSYSAEPGSESERSLALLGSWAATERSEQVAALRQEAAAGD from the coding sequence ATGGGCATCGACGTGCGCAACGAGATCCGGGACTTCCTGTCCTCCCGACGAGCACGGCTCACCCCCGACCAGGTCGGCATGCCGTCGTTCGGCGGCGGGGTGCGACGGGTGCCGGGGCTGCGGCGGCACGAGGTCGCCATGCTCGCCGGCGTCAGCGTGGACTACTACACGCGGCTCGAACGGGGATCGCTCAAGGGCGTCTCCGACAGCGTGCTCGAGGGCCTCGCGGGGGCCCTGCAGCTCGACGAGGACGAGCGGGTGCACCTGTGGGACCTCGCCCGGCTCGCGAACTCCGGCGTCAAGGTGATGCACCGGAACGTGCCGACCCGCGTGCGTCCCGGCGTGCAGCGGCTGCTCGACGCGATCACCGGCGCGCCGGCGTGGGTGCGGAACGAACGCGGTGACGTCGTCGCCACGAACGACCTCGGTCGCGCGCTGTACGCGCCGATGTTCGCCGGCCCCGGACGCCCGGTGAACACCGCGCGCTTCACGTTCCTCGACCCGGCGGCCCGCGAGTTCTTCCCGGACTGGGCGACGACGGCACGCGACGCCGTCTCGGTGCTCCGTGCCGCGGCGGTCGCGAACCCGTGCGAACCCGGTCTCGTGACGCTCGTGGGGGAACTCTCGACGCGCAGCGAGGAGTTCCGCACGTGGTGGGCCGCGCACGACGTCCGGGTGCACCGACGGGGCAAGAAGCGGATCGCACACCCGATCGTCGGGGAGCTCGAGCTCGACTTCGAGGCGCTCGACCTCGTCGCGGACCCGGGCCTGACGATGTTCTCGTACTCGGCCGAGCCGGGCAGCGAGTCGGAACGGTCCCTGGCACTGCTCGGCTCCTGGGCGGCCACGGAACGGTCCGAGCAGGTCGCTGCGCTCCGCCAGGAAGCCGCGGCCGGGGACTGA
- a CDS encoding methyltransferase domain-containing protein produces MTDATEPVQGPHPGHPEDGGPRVVVDRARYRRTEPTFARAVARALGDARDVLDLGAGQVPYLPSGRAVTDAGDPSSGLPYADDAFDAAVAAFVLAGWTDPARGLAEVRRVTRGPVVLLVRDPERVAGHWLAEYAPEVVAADARRWPTLDQVAAALGGEVETTRLPVPFTCVDGFWEAYTGRPERLLDPGVRAADPAWSRVDDLAARRAVAALRTALESGAWDDRHGVLRRQPAHDGSVVLVRADRSRPTRPA; encoded by the coding sequence GTGACGGACGCGACGGAACCGGTGCAGGGCCCGCACCCGGGCCACCCGGAGGACGGCGGCCCGCGGGTCGTCGTCGACCGGGCGCGCTACCGCCGGACCGAGCCGACCTTCGCCCGCGCGGTGGCCCGTGCCCTCGGCGACGCCCGGGACGTGCTCGACCTCGGCGCCGGTCAGGTGCCGTACCTGCCCTCGGGCCGTGCCGTCACGGACGCCGGCGACCCGAGCTCCGGGCTGCCGTACGCCGACGACGCGTTCGACGCCGCGGTCGCCGCCTTCGTGCTCGCCGGGTGGACGGACCCCGCGCGCGGCCTCGCCGAGGTGCGACGGGTGACCCGGGGGCCGGTGGTCCTGCTCGTCCGGGACCCGGAGCGCGTCGCCGGACACTGGCTCGCCGAGTACGCGCCCGAGGTGGTGGCCGCCGACGCCCGACGGTGGCCGACGCTCGACCAGGTGGCCGCAGCACTCGGCGGCGAGGTCGAGACCACCCGGCTCCCGGTCCCGTTCACCTGTGTCGACGGCTTCTGGGAGGCGTACACCGGCCGCCCGGAACGGCTCCTCGACCCGGGCGTCCGCGCTGCCGACCCCGCGTGGTCACGCGTCGACGACCTCGCCGCGCGACGGGCGGTGGCCGCCCTGCGCACGGCGCTCGAGAGCGGGGCGTGGGACGACCGGCACGGCGTGCTCCGCCGCCAGCCCGCACACGACGGGTCGGTCGTGCTCGTCCGTGCGGACCGGTCCCGCCCGACACGCCCGGCTTGA
- a CDS encoding FBP domain-containing protein, with protein sequence MLPISEKTIRASFVNASRRETSDLTLPTDLDRIVWDDLDFLGWRDPRIGRRAYVVVPTLDGDLVGVLFRQADASPRSRAQCSWCQDVKLPNDVVFWSAKRSGRSGRNGNTVGTLVCQDFQCSHNVRKLPPPAYEGYDVEAARLRRIEDLQLRAASFVAEV encoded by the coding sequence GTGCTGCCCATCAGCGAGAAGACCATCCGCGCGTCGTTCGTCAACGCCTCCCGCCGGGAGACGAGCGACCTGACGCTCCCCACCGACCTCGACCGCATCGTCTGGGACGACCTCGACTTCCTCGGCTGGCGGGACCCGAGGATCGGCCGCCGCGCCTACGTCGTCGTGCCCACGCTCGACGGCGACCTGGTCGGCGTGCTGTTCCGCCAGGCCGATGCCTCGCCCCGCTCCCGCGCGCAGTGCTCGTGGTGCCAGGACGTGAAACTGCCGAACGACGTCGTGTTCTGGAGCGCCAAGCGGTCCGGGAGGTCGGGGCGGAACGGGAACACCGTCGGCACGCTCGTCTGCCAGGACTTCCAGTGCTCGCACAACGTCCGGAAGCTGCCGCCGCCCGCCTACGAGGGCTACGACGTCGAGGCAGCGCGACTCCGGCGGATCGAGGACCTGCAGCTGCGCGCGGCGTCCTTCGTCGCCGAGGTCTGA